Below is a genomic region from Zea mays cultivar B73 chromosome 9, Zm-B73-REFERENCE-NAM-5.0, whole genome shotgun sequence.
caggcagcgcgctgttcaacgccccgaagtcatccaccctctcgccacgcgccgcctaagacacagcacacaaattcagcaaaaccacacatagcccacatccagcaaacgccaaacaaacgccaaacgttacctgagccctcgccgtctcggcccgctccctaaccacctcgcgaccgtgcggaccccacatccggtcgtagatggctccggcggagtccttcactatggggtcctcaaccttgtagatatctcgctcaaaatcttcatcggcttggtcgaagacctcgaagtgccggcacccttcgcgggagagcgcgttcatcgccccctcgcaggtgaccagggaggcatacaacataaacccctccacgatagtggggagtgcctgcaactcctcctgcacccactccaggcagcaaagtccgggctctcggtccagcacttcgaagtcaccggtccgcgcgcctagctcatggtatgaatccataagctgtttgcgcgtccgctctgcctccgcgcgcgacgcggcctcggccctctccacgcgactctccagggcggtgagccgctcctgcagctgctcggcgcgctccctggcaagattgccctctgcccgcgccaatttggcatccgcctgcgcagcctgctccttggcgagggcctcgttggtctccctcctctcccccgccagttggcgccggaggtcagtcttctccctctccagtgcggccaccttgtccgccagcttgcggcacttactgtcggcggctgatttttcacggacggcgtcagcatgttgcgtccgaagtctctcaacttcggcagacacaactgccgtgagcgcCCCCGACGCTGTGCGGTCGACGAAGTCAGCCGCttgcaaaacacacgtaagaccgcggccccagcaaAGCCGACATAAAAAaacaccgaagtctagctcaacggacctgacttagtgcctccttcacctccttcagccggcgggacacagcgcctgcctcatccctgacagccgcgagggccaacatctcgcctccggcgctaagagccccgcccttcgccttcggcactatgatagccgtcgtggtcgccgcggcaggcgcaactatagcaagttggccttcgtccgaccctgcgacgtatcaacgaataaataaattaaaaaaaacgagccaacgacttaccaccaagatagtcgtccacactaatatcggtggcgaagtcggcgacgcgcttgccagcCGACGGCAACACTCGGGCagccttcgcggcctccggcactctgctggacggcggcacagccttcgtcgGTTTGGAACCACCAGCGCCTGCcgctgcctccggcgccttgccagatgcagggacgcccgacttcgccgccagcggcggcttgcctccgccgggggccgcagccttcgcagccccccgctgcctcttcggcctggcttcaacgagcctgacaaccgcctggcgcttttgtgcagctccctggcgatccttgtccatcactgccgacacaacaacagcaatattccgcccgtaaggaaaaactctccattcacgaaccatgcgagatgtaaaaaagtcttcgtcggtcgcgcgggggataggaacattcctaggccaccaacccccggtaaccctccgcatccgcgccgaagactcccggagctcgggcgaagacatccttccccccggggccgcgcatgtccgcatcaactctctagcaaaaccatcggaaaccccaagtcctcccatagcagtacctaatttcctatttttagaggatggggcggccgccggcgcagggacgtctctagtctccaccaccggcttcttcccacgacggtccacatcgtcttggccgggatagccgtcatacggcaattgattcaattcaaaaaccctgttcaaacggtcattcgacccgcggatatcccagctgcgctggacctctgtcctcggcacgtaacgaccaacgagccacaccgccccatcctccgcctcacgcacaaaggcggccggatcacggttttgcagattcagcgcgaaggcaggacttcgcaccatcttcccaccatgggaaggcatctggcgagggcacacttcgcccaacgcccagccatgcgccaagggctataccccgtacgccacaaattcttcaaccaaatcgcgcccactgctcaggccggcggcgcaccgaaaggccccttcgtccgcatcatcctccgccacctcaaagggcgggtatgctgagtaaaaatgagaacacatctcggacacggggagcccctcatggtcttcgacggtaccctccgcgacgtaaaaccaaaattcattccagttgccccacttgttgcgggcgcaaggaaccaactcgactacctgcatcgtggtcttgccggtcttcggcgtaaacgtacaagacccaaactgggcaactttgtctccaatcatcctcttctgccagtgcaggcaatagtacttcacaaagacttcgactgatggttgACCGTCGTACGAAGtcatcgcccagacatacttcgacagagccaccacgacattcggagtcagctgatgtatctgaacattaaacctgcgcaggacttcgccaacaaaacgGTGCGCCGGCAGACGGAGAccagcggcgaagaacgcctcgaacacaaccaactcgccgtccggctcggggacctcctccgtccccgggacacgagcaaccccgctgccaaagtaacccagcctctgcatatcttgcacgcggaccgacgacatccgcgacacgccaaaatccacagaatcgtcggcgcgcaactcctccgccaccagagTACTCGGCGTCCCCTCAGACCGGgcgtcggacggcggcgaggcgtcggccggcggcgtagcggcagcggaagaagaagaggtcgacatcgctacgtaccgtcgacggcggcgggcggtctgcttcactcgagccagatctccggcgaacaagagcacggcgggcagacgagcagcaagacggtggaaaaggcggctagggttttcacggatcgcggaaagtgaagttcaaaaagcgccgacccccgcccccttttatagacagggcgcggctcttcgagaaacccgcaatccaacagggcgcggcgcttcgggaaacccgcaatccaacagtacggtgtcaatcaacggtcatgtcaaaaacccccgcggaaccacttcgagcgagggcagcgtctccgccatctaagcgacgtcttcggcaccaggtgactttatcgaactagtccctcggagggcaaatgttggggcgaaggcaaagacgccacccttcgctcgaggccttcgccgcagtcgctggtccgacggagacaaagcgggcagggacacccttcgcttgatacgacaccagacgaaggtcggcgatgcggtcatcccaccgtgcggcctcgtccggcTCAGAGGCCCACATGTGATCCGACCCATTGTaatgggccctgcgtggccgctgcgtgttacgggcctaatttgtaaaggcattcctgtaattagagtctgtaaccctgctttatgggaatattctggggataaactaggtgtctgagggcacatgcgtccttaacacaaggcgttgggcactcagatacctataaatactcccgcatagtgcccgtgagaggccagattaacaaagctattgccttctagcacgtaaccctgttaacgtcactgttcaccctcgttggcccccttgcgactgagagcaagtgCCAACAAATACTTACTCCTATTAGTCCTCTAGAACCATAGACCAATCCCACACACCAACACAAGTTTTTTGTGCGCACTTTATCCTTACTCATGCACATCCGAAAAGACTTTCCAGTCGATCATCCATCCCAAGGTTattctatagatggccaaacgggcggcACGGCCCGACCCGGCACGAGCCTGACTAGGGCAGGCACGACAGGCCCGAGCACGCCAGGCCCGTTTACATAATCGGGTCGTGCCGGGCCGCCCGACGTGCTCGCCCCCAGGCCCAAGCACGACACAGAGAATTGTTAACCGTGCTGTGCCGGCCCAACAGCTCGGAAGCACGTTAGGGCTCGTGTCGGCTCGACAGCCCTAAAGCTATCTAGGTAAAACTCAGTACAGACCACAATGATGCATGTCCAACAGCAAAATCTAATACATATTTTACAGACCACAATAATAGAAATTAAATTACATGTCTAGCAGCAAAATATAACACATTACACAATCACAACACATAACACATTATTTAGTTTGAGTTGGTGCAATGGTTGTCTCGTTAAAAACCTATCTAGgtaaaactcacacctcgtgagaaacCCTAGATAGGAAAAGAGTACAGCCCAGCTCAATAATTTCATTATTTCATCACTTAGTTCATCACAGACTTAAGTTACATGTCCAGAACCACATGAAATAAACCCACATTACATGTCCAGAATACCAGAACATACTAATCAATGAATAAATCTCTGAAGGACTCTTCCAGGATTTTATCTTCTGTTGTGTGCTGCATTCTTGCATCTGCTGCCTCCCAGTCCTTTAGCAAGGAAAGCATCTCCACCATTCCTGAGCCAAGTCGACGACGCCGCTCCTCAATGAGCCTACCTGCAAGACTAAATGCTGATTCTGAACTCACAGTAGAGACAGGAACTGAAATGATATCTTTAGCTAGGATTGAAAGTACTGGATAAGTAAGTTTGTGATCATGCCACCAATCTAGGAGATTGAATTCATCATCAAACTTCTGAACAGTGTCACTATCTAGATAAGCAGCTAGTTCAGAACCAAAAATACCAAGAGTGCTTGCTGCATGAAGCAAAGCACTAGCAGATGTCCTTCTTGAGAGTTCAGGAACCATCCCAGAACTGCTACTGGCACCAAAGGCACCCAGACCAGCACCCAGACCAGAACTGCTACCAATGCCATCTGCACCAAACACCAAATCCCAAGCATATTTGCTCTTACCTTCACCAGGGGTAGCATTTGAAGTCCTCTGCAACCTAACAGAGCCAAATTTGTCATCATATTTATTAAATAAATCAAATAAATCAGCCCTCACAGAAGTTAGATATCCAGAGTAATCAGAATGAGTCAGCTGAGACATGAGTGCAAGCACATTGTTGAAACCTCTCATTTTAGCTCTAGGGTCCAGTATAAATGCAAATGCATATAGCAAAGGAATTGTACCCCAATATTTTAAGAATTTGTCTTTCATTGGGACAACTATATGTCTaagcaaattatcattctcaTACATGTTCATGTGCTTATTAATATGAAGAATGTGGTGCGACATTAAAGGTGATGTAGGATAGTACACACCAGACATCACAACAGTAGAATCATAAAACCTTTCAAGGAACTCTAATATTTTTTTAGCAACATACCAATGTGTTTCACTTAAAAGTGTAGTACCCTCTTCTCTAGGGTGATAGTGGGTCTGGATAAACACAGAGAATGTGCTCTTGTAAGGTATAAGATGTTTGAGCATAAGGTAGGTAGAGTTCCATCTCACTTCCATATCTAAACCAAACTTACGAGGTCTTACTCCCATAGCAACACAAAAACTTTTGTATGCAGCAATCCTTTGGTTTGAGGAGTTCAAAAAAGAGATGGTagttctaaaatcttcaagataaGGTTTCAGTTCCACAAATGTGGCATGCACGGCAAGGTTAATGATATGGCATGCACATCGTTGATGCAATAATAAAGGACCAACATAAGCAGATAGCAAAGGTGTAAGATGGTCCATTGCCTTAGTGTTAGCAGATGCATTATCCAAGGTAATGGAAAAACCTTTTCAGTCAATTCATATTCATTAACAACAGCATGAATCCTCTCTGCAATGTTGTTGCCAGAGTGGGAACAATCAATGAGACACATAGCAAGAATCCTTTTTTCTAACTGCCAATCAGAGTTAACAAAATGTGCAACAACAGACAAATAATCTTCTTTAGCATTGCCACTCCAAATATCAGAAGTTAAAGCAACAGAAGTAACATACTTCAATTTTTCACCAACTATAGCATGTCGTTCTTTAAAGTACTTTTCCATATCTCTAGTTGTAGTTTGTCTAGAAACGTTGCAACGCCTAGGATTATGGGCAGTTTTAATGTAATCATTAAATGCATCACAATCAGCAAAGCATAATGGAAGGTCCAACCTAGCAATCAAACGACATAACTGAACACGTGCAACTTCAGCACTATATTCCCAACGAAAAACAGTACCATCAGCATTATATCTAAGCATAGATTGGTTCCCAGTTCGGCCATGGAGTCGTTTACATTTGTCCCTATGCCGAGACAAATGACCAGTGCCAATGGTAGAACGGGcagcaagttctttcttgcaaaaaTGACACCTTGCTCCTACTCTAACCTGAACACCATTTTCAGTGGCGAAAATCTTATCAATGTCCTCCAAGACATCGGATGTGGATTTCCTCTTTCTACCTGTGCTTGCCGTAGTGGAGGCAGTAGCATCTGGGAGAGCCTCGCCCTCGGCAGCGACATTGTCGTCGCCAAGGTTTATGGTAGGGTTAGGGGTAGGGCCAATGGAACCAAAGAGATCCTCCAGACCATCGTGCACGTCATCCACATCGTCTGGGGTTTGACCCATCAACACCAAATCATGATTAATGGAGGTAGGATCATACCTATGCTCCATCGCCGGCACCTAGTCCCTcacggccacgacctcgacctgCAAAGAAGCAAAGACATAAGGGGTTAGGGGGGATTAGGGTTAAAGAAGCAAAAACAGagggggttagggtttagggtttagcgaGTTCATACCTTAGCCGAAGGCCGGAGCACCAGTTCCGTCGGCGATAGAGAAGATCCAGCGACAGCAGATCCAGAGACACATAGATAGAGCCAGATAGAAGAACAGAGAGACTATGAGCACAAGCGCAcgatatagatggccaaacaggGAGAGGAGGTGTGAAGCTTTACCTTACCAGATCAGATCTAGAGCTGGAAGCAGATCCGCAGACCATCGGTGATGGAGAAGACATAGGAGAGGCAGATCCAAAGATCCAGTACACCGGAGTCCATAGCAGAGGGGGAAGCGCTAGGGAATGGGGATACAGGATATTGTTACCGACGACGTGCCGAGGATGGGGCATCTAGGAAGCACGGTGCGCGACGACCGACGCCTCGACGTCGACAGAACTGGGTGCGAGGCAGCGGACGACGGGGCGAGGCGGCGAGCCGGTTAGGCGGTGAGCACCGCGAGGGAACCGAGGGGAGACCGGGCGGAACCGAGGCGAGCACCGCGAGGGAACCGAGGCGACCACCGCGAGGGAAGGGAACCGACGGCCGGCGAGGCGAGCACCGCGAGGGAACCGACGGGGCGAGGGCGGAGCGGAGAGAACGAGACGAGTGCGCAACTGGGGGCGGGTGTGCGTATGCGGttaggttagggttagggttagggaaaTAGGAAATGCCGATCGGGCCTATCTGGCCGGCCGTTTTAAACGGGTCGTGTCGGGCCGGCACGACGTGCCTTGGTCGCGGCCCAAGCCCGACACGAGCGTAGTGTCGGGTCGGCACTAGCCCGAATGCCATCGTGCCGTGCCGGGCCTCGGGCCGGCCCAACTAACCCGGCCCATCTGGCCATCTCTGGGTTATTCTAGGCCAAACACACTTAACATATTGGTTCTTTCGAGATATGGTTCGAAAAAAGATGCACCTTGTGGTATAAGTACTCATTAATTTTATTAAGTCTTgatccaggatatcaccatccactgAAAATCATGATATCACAATTCATCCCTCTTATAATACCGACGAGGCAACCCCAAACCATGAATTACCCCTCTTGGCCATGTCTATGtgtctagtgtcatcatatgcAAAATTATATGACCACTTCGGGCTCACATGTGTCATGCACCATATAACCAAACCTTTAGCCTAAACACGCGCCGTGAAACCACGAGGGTTAGCTCTGATATCATTTGTAACACCCTGTTCACTACCGGACCAGcgctacttactcctggcagccctCTAGGACCATAGACCATCCCCCAGACCAACACGAGTTACGCACCCGAAAAGATTATTCGATCGGTCATCCATTCCAAGATTGCTCTAgaccaagcacgcttaacctagatattctttcgagataggcttctgaaAAAAGATACACCTTGTTAATATATCGATTAATTTTATTAAGCCTTGGACTAGGATATTACCATCAACTGAGGTCAGGATATCACATAAAGTCAAGGGGGGGAACGGACTTACTCCTAGGCCAACCCCTTTTAATTAAACATCACAAAGAATGCATAAAGAATGAAGGGAAATAAAGCAATAGTAGCAAAGGTGGGTCATAAAACAATGTTGAGAGTTGATATATCTAGTTCTGTCAATGTCCACCCTGAAAACCAGTGCCTCCAATCTGAGAACCAGGCACTTGCCCTGCCCAGATGCCCTAGACTGATAAGCAACAGCCGCTGCTGCTGTAGTGCTTGTCTGGGTAGTTGCTTGACCAACCTGAAACCACGCCCCAATGTCCTAGTAGCAATTAAAGAGCACGGAAAGCCGGAAAGGGCAGCTGGTGAGGCAGTGATTATGTCCCGATAAATCACATCACATCAAAGAACGAAATTTCAGTTCAGATGGTCGCAGCACATCAAAATAAATGAATATGAAGTTCAAGCACTCAAGGTATGTCTTTATACACAAACTGCCTGAAACAACACAAGGCTCTGTGACCTTAACAAAATGCTAGGAAGACAAGAGTATCTAATCATGGTTGTCGCACTGACCCTGATTGTGCAACGGAGAACTGCTGCTCACGGACCTGGGCTTGCGACACAGATCAAACCATTGGCCTCCATCAATCAGGCTTAGGCTCCTGACAGTAAAGATGTGAATGGTCCTTCGAATTATCATTCAAGAAACTTGCTTCTAGTTGTGTACCATTCAAGAAACTTGCTTCTAGTTGTGTACCATTCAAGAAACTTGCTTCTAGTGCTATATCATTCAAGATACTTGCTTCTGGTGGTGTACCATTCAAGATACTTGCTTCTGTTGGTTCAAAAAACTTGTTTCTGGTGGTGTGTCATTGAAGAAACTTGCCCCTAGCTCTGTATCAGGGACCCCAGGATCAAAAAAACTAGCAACTTGATAATACTGGCTAACATCATCTGAACCTATAATCAAACAAAAGTAAGCCTTAGCAAATTAAAGGGATTGTGATGATAGAAGGGCATTTATGCACACTTACCTAAAGATAAGTTTGCAGCTTGAATATCAGTATTCGGAGAGCTTTCATGTTCAGAGTAGCCAAAAGAATGAATCATAGGGTATACCATTGGAATCAGTGTTTCAAAAGATATTTCAGACATTGTGGGGAGCAGGCCAGTGGTTTGCGATGAAATGGTTTCTGTAGATTGAATGGAGCTATGAATCTGTTGTTCGACAGAAGCCGAAACACATTGAAGCAACCAGTCATTACTTAGGGTAGAGCTGGAACTTTGGACTGAAGGGAGCTCGACTGGATAACCACTGGCAATGGCACTACCAGTAGGCACCGACTCACTCCTTGCCAATACATAGTTCAAATCAGTGGAACAATAGGTTTCCTTAGTCTCACCAGAAATTTTCAGACTACCAATAGATGCACGGCGTTTCAAAGGTTTTGTTGGAACCACTAGATCCTTATGATAGTCAAGGTGCTGAAATAAGATTTTGACATCCATAAGATCATGAATCTCAATCTCTCTTATCCGTTTCTTGCCATGTGACAATCCAGGAGTTTCACAGTTCATGTCTTGTTGCGGTTGCTTAACCTGAGAAAGCACATGTTCCGGATAGATAGGCAAACCCTGTTTCTCAGTCTTCTTTATTCTGGTATTCCAAAAGTTTTTTATTTCATTATCTGTGCGACCAGGCAACTGAAATAAACACAATACGTTAATGTCCAGCAATACCAAATTCAATTAGTAAAAATGATTTCCAGATTTAAGGAAAAAATATTGTGAGTGAAGGTTAAAAAAATATTTTAACAAGAAATGCCTTCAAAAGACAAGTAATAGAAACAACACAGATGAAATCAGAATTCAGAACAGTCAAAAGTAGCATCAAAATTCAACATCTACTAGCCATGGAATATTTATATAAAGTGACTATTATCCACGTTGAACTATAAAATTCAACATCTACTACCATACATGCACCATCAACAGTTCCCCTTCCATATACATCATCATGGCCATTTTGGAACAACTGCAGAGAAGCAGCATTTGTGCAGGGTTTGGCTAGTTCTTGTTCTTAACTATTTTTGAACCAATTTTCTTACCCTCATCTAGATCTTATTTTGTTCATGAGGTGGTGGGTAGAACAGACCCAAGATCTTTGTGGTCCACACATATCCCCAATGTGTGATGGACACCTCAAACACGGTTACACGGTGTCATCATTCCCCAAAGCCAGGTATGGTGACCTTAAGTCTGTCACCTCAGTGCACTAAACCACAAGGACCATGAGAACGCTCATGGACATTTTTTTTAGTGTCAAACAGGAAAGACGATTATCAGCATCAAGTGAAAAGTACATGTTAACTACCTGATGATGAATGTGTCTAGATTTTGCGTTATGAGGACTTTGGGGCCAGACTTTTGCAATTTTTTGTTTCGGCCCTCTGCTGGTGCTAGTGGAGGGATCCTGGTGTCTTGGAAGAGTCATGTGGGTTTTCGGGGTAATGGCCAAGTGGACAATCATAGAGTCTCGGTGGAATTCTGTCCGGAGAATGGTCACCCATGGTGACTGACCTGTGTTTACGGGCCTCAAGGAAACCAGGAAAAAAAATCAGTttttgcaatcgctgcgagatgTTCGGGCTCACTGCAGTGGGCCTTGGCTTGTTCTGGCAATTTCAATCTCATCTTGAATGAGGAAGATAAGAATAATCCCAATCTAGACCGTGCCATGATGGGGAGGTTAAGAAAATGGGCTG
It encodes:
- the LOC103638691 gene encoding transcription factor MYB3R-2; protein product: MTVVEAGEVLNLKVGENPLLEDEAKTGYVSPDDQDGETASEKPSGAPQLKKGPWSPDEDKLLKNYVEAHGEGKWNKVQRNSGLNRCGKSCRLRWTNHLRPDLKKGSFDNEEIDKILKFYLKWGPKWAKIASRLPGRTDNEIKNFWNTRIKKTEKQGLPIYPEHVLSQVKQPQQDMNCETPGLSHGKKRIREIEIHDLMDVKILFQHLDYHKDLVVPTKPLKRRASIGSLKISGETKETYCSTDLNYVLARSESVPTGSAIASGYPVELPSVQSSSSTLSNDWLLQCVSASVEQQIHSSIQSTETISSQTTGLLPTMSEISFETLIPMVYPMIHSFGYSEHESSPNTDIQAANLSLGSDDVSQYYQVASFFDPGVPDTELGASFFNDTPPETSFLNQQKQVS